The stretch of DNA CTGCACCGCAGCAGCAAGCGCTACGGCACCCCGAACCTGTTCCTGTTCACGAATTTCTGATGACGGGGTCCGGCAACGGACATCCGCGGTAGCCGGGCGGGCGCGGGGGAATCTCTCCCCCGCGCCCGTTCGCTTTATGCACGCACTTCGCACTGCGGTTCTGGGCGTGTCCCTCCGCTGCGCTCCGGGCCGGGCTGCGCGCGCCGTAGGGCACGATACCACTGTGCCCAACGGCGCCGGGCCACCGCCGCCACGATACCCCCTGTGGCGGCGGCGTCCCGGCCCTCCGGGCGCGCATCCCTCACGCAGAGCCCGTCTCCGTGATGAGTTCCGTAGGGGCGAGCCCGCGAGTCCGCGCGACGCCTGGATCCGCGCGTCGCTCCACCTTCCGCGCATGCACCCTCCCCGCCCGTCGAGGCATGCCGAGGACCGTGCGCAAGATTTTGCGTGAAACCACATTCCCGAACTGCGAGGAAGCGCAAAGTCCACCCTCTCCCGAAGTCGGGAGAGGGTTGCCGCTCTAAGGCGGCGGGTGAGGGCTCCCCGCCGCCACGCCGGAGTCGGCCAGGGCACGCAGACCTCTCCGCGTGACCCTTCCGCACCGTCTCGGTGCACCGGTTCGGTGCGCGTGCACCAACATCTCGCGCGGCCCCAAAGGCACGGGTTCCGGTCAAGCCGGTTCCCGCGAACGGCTTAGGCGCGCCCGGCCCCGCGGTCCGCCGCGTGCTTCCCCCGCCGCCGCTCAGCACGACATGCGCAGGTCCGCGCGCGGGCGCCGGGAGCAGGTCCCGGCCGCCCGGGGCGATGTGGTCTTCGGAGCGTTTCCGCCGGCCCCGAGGGCGCCGGCACCCCGGCGCGGGCAGCGTCCCGCGCGCCTCATCCACCACGTGGGAGGACGCTACATGCACATGCGCTCAGTCAAACCCCTCGCGCTCGCGGCGCTCGCGGCCCTGGCCGCCTGCTCCGGGCAGGACTCCACCCCCGTCGCCACGCGCCCCGCCGTGCAGGCGCCGCTCCTGGCCGCCGCGCCGGGACGGGCCGTGGAGGGCTCGTACATCGTGGTGCTCGAGGAGGGCGCGGACCCGCGCGCCGTGGCCGCCGTGGCCGGCGTGAGCCCGCGCCACGTGTACACGGCGGCGCTCAACGGCTTCGCGGCCACGCTCAACGCCGGGCAGCTCAACGCCCTGCAGCACAACCCCGCCGTGGCCTACGTCGAGCAGGACCAGACGGTCACGCTCAGCACCACGCAGACGAACGCCACCTGGGGGCTCGACCGCATCGACCAGCGCGACCTCCCGCTGAACGGCACCTACAACTACACGCCCACCGGCGCGGGCATCCGGGCGTACATCATCGACACCGGCATCCGCACCACGCACAACGAGTTCGGCGGCCGCGCCTCCATCGGGCGCGACTTCATCGGCGACGGCAGCACGGACTGCAACGGGCACGGCACCCACGTGGCCGGCACCGTGGGCGGCGCCACCTACGGCGTGGCCAAGGGCGTCACCCTGATCGGCGTGCGCGTGTTCGCCTGCGGCAACACCGGCTCCACCTCCACCATCATCGCGGGGATCGACTGGACGGCGCAGAACGCCATCCGCCCCGCCGTGGCCAACATGTCGCTGGGCGGCGGCGCCTCCACCGCCATGGACGACGCCGTGCGCCGCCTGATCACGGCCGGCGTGATCGCCGTGGTGGCGGCGGGCAACGAGAGCCAGGACGCGTGCAACGTCTCGCCCGCGCGCGTCACCGAGGCGATCACGGTGGGCTCCACCACCAGCACCGA from Longimicrobium sp. encodes:
- a CDS encoding S8 family peptidase; translated protein: MRSVKPLALAALAALAACSGQDSTPVATRPAVQAPLLAAAPGRAVEGSYIVVLEEGADPRAVAAVAGVSPRHVYTAALNGFAATLNAGQLNALQHNPAVAYVEQDQTVTLSTTQTNATWGLDRIDQRDLPLNGTYNYTPTGAGIRAYIIDTGIRTTHNEFGGRASIGRDFIGDGSTDCNGHGTHVAGTVGGATYGVAKGVTLIGVRVFACGNTGSTSTIIAGIDWTAQNAIRPAVANMSLGGGASTAMDDAVRRLITAGVIAVVAAGNESQDACNVSPARVTEAITVGSTTSTDARSSFSNYGSCVDVFAPGSSITSSWYSSNTATNTISGTSMASPHTAGVAALYLQGNTSATQSTVASAIINSATTGKVTGAGTGSPNRLLYSPLTDGTVTPPPPPPGAPCTSCTLYTGSLTGAGDYDIHPNGTYYQSTVSGTHRGWLRGPAG